In the genome of Myroides phaeus, one region contains:
- a CDS encoding GLPGLI family protein, with translation MKKSLYFMLIIFISSFNVIAQDKIDVMRYEYEVMFKPSVKDADSVYTEKMYLDVWANQSRFSSESKSKLIEFLAEEKNSMFRGEMFFPPGVAATRLDWTVIREGQKVYVVSKVGASLMKMESSLKEIKWDILPEIEEYEGMKVQKAIGELRGRIWTVWFTTEIDLIEGPYKFKNLPGFVVKAVDDKADYLFEFRKSEKVQTVSRYFGYEDAMLVDAKRMLKAREIASNKTRKQVLSERGITIHVEPNSESEANLNSRVGDDTNHIEKL, from the coding sequence ATGAAAAAGAGTCTTTATTTTATGCTTATAATCTTTATAAGCTCATTTAATGTTATTGCACAAGATAAAATTGATGTAATGCGATATGAATACGAAGTAATGTTTAAACCAAGTGTAAAAGATGCAGATAGTGTTTATACAGAGAAAATGTATTTAGATGTATGGGCTAATCAATCGAGATTTTCTTCAGAGTCAAAATCTAAATTAATTGAGTTTTTAGCAGAGGAAAAGAATTCGATGTTTAGAGGAGAGATGTTCTTTCCTCCTGGAGTTGCAGCGACACGTTTAGATTGGACTGTTATTCGAGAGGGACAAAAAGTTTATGTAGTTAGTAAAGTAGGGGCTTCTTTGATGAAGATGGAAAGTTCACTGAAGGAAATTAAGTGGGATATACTCCCAGAAATCGAAGAATATGAAGGGATGAAAGTTCAGAAAGCAATAGGAGAGTTACGAGGTAGGATATGGACAGTGTGGTTTACAACTGAAATAGATTTGATTGAGGGACCCTATAAATTTAAGAACTTACCAGGTTTTGTTGTAAAAGCAGTTGACGATAAAGCAGATTATCTTTTCGAATTTAGAAAAAGTGAAAAGGTACAAACAGTTAGTAGATATTTTGGTTATGAAGATGCAATGCTTGTTGATGCAAAAAGAATGCTTAAAGCACGTGAAATAGCCTCAAATAAAACAAGAAAACAAGTTTTAAGTGAGCGTGGAATTACCATACACGTTGAGCCTAATTCTGAATCAGAAGCTAATCTAAATAGCCGTGTTGGAGATGACACCAATCATATTGAAAAACTATAA
- a CDS encoding pseudouridine synthase — translation MLEILYQDEYVVAINKPRDLLVHKSFIASDIQEYAIQILRDQIGQYVYPVHRLDRKTSGVLLFALDKETLKVLNDDFATRKVEKKYIAIVRGYTIDEETIDYALTNDSGQTQEAKTYYKTLQRVEVDMPFGQHLTSRYSLVEAHPETGRQHQLRKHFKHIFHPIIGSRPHGCNKQNKLWLDTHNLGAMLLHALELEFDHPITQERIKLRATIDEQYTKYNAVLGFDLEEFYK, via the coding sequence ATGTTAGAAATTCTTTACCAAGACGAGTACGTCGTTGCAATTAATAAACCAAGAGATTTACTGGTACACAAGTCGTTTATCGCGAGCGATATACAGGAGTATGCTATTCAAATCTTGCGAGATCAGATAGGACAATACGTTTATCCTGTTCACAGATTAGACAGAAAAACTTCTGGTGTGTTGTTATTTGCATTAGATAAAGAAACGCTTAAGGTGTTGAATGACGACTTCGCAACGCGAAAAGTTGAGAAGAAATACATCGCTATTGTTCGTGGGTACACCATTGATGAAGAAACAATTGATTACGCGCTTACAAATGATAGTGGGCAAACACAAGAGGCAAAAACGTATTATAAAACCTTGCAACGCGTTGAGGTAGATATGCCTTTTGGGCAACACCTAACTTCTCGTTATTCTTTGGTAGAAGCACATCCTGAAACAGGGAGGCAACATCAATTGCGCAAGCACTTCAAGCATATCTTCCACCCAATTATTGGTAGTCGTCCTCACGGATGTAATAAACAAAACAAGCTGTGGTTAGATACACATAACCTTGGCGCTATGCTACTTCACGCATTAGAACTTGAGTTTGATCATCCAATAACACAAGAACGCATTAAACTACGTGCTACTATTGATGAACAGTACACTAAGTATAATGCTGTATTAGGATTCGATTTAGAAGAGTTTTATAAGTAG
- a CDS encoding ABC transporter permease has product MIKLSLENIRIALTSIKSQILRTCITIFIIAIGIWALVGILSVVSALKNTILTDFASMGANTFTISQYDVAGKMAKNKSVQQVNPPITYAQAQSFKEDYAFPLSTVSISFQAATNIEVKNDMMKTDPEISVLGCDENYLSNSGIKVEQGRNFSYTDIVNNHFVCVVGSDFSKKMFKDFSPINQIISIRGYKFKIIGILKEQGSTFGQNEDQRVFIPIQIARTIFNASNINYELKVSLLQDHLLDQATDQAILDFRNIRRLSPAHKSNFGIERSDDMIRSMLTQVNMLNVAAWVIGLITILGSSIALMNIMLVSVTERTREIGVRKSLGAKRKTIALQFFTETVIIGQLGGLIGTLLGILTAFGLSKAMNFYFVIPWTAIIAAFVTTFIVAVISGLYPAVKAAKLDPVEALRYE; this is encoded by the coding sequence ATGATAAAACTTAGTTTAGAGAATATTCGAATTGCCCTTACCAGTATTAAGAGTCAAATCTTGCGTACTTGCATTACTATTTTCATTATTGCAATTGGAATATGGGCATTGGTAGGAATACTATCTGTGGTGTCTGCGCTAAAGAATACCATCTTGACAGACTTTGCGTCAATGGGAGCAAATACCTTTACGATTAGCCAATATGACGTAGCTGGTAAAATGGCAAAAAACAAATCGGTACAACAAGTAAATCCTCCTATTACTTATGCACAAGCACAGAGTTTTAAAGAAGATTATGCCTTTCCTTTGTCTACGGTTTCTATCTCTTTTCAAGCAGCTACAAATATTGAAGTAAAGAACGATATGATGAAAACAGATCCCGAGATTTCTGTTTTAGGGTGTGATGAAAATTACTTATCTAACAGTGGCATTAAAGTAGAACAAGGACGTAACTTTAGTTATACGGATATTGTGAATAATCACTTTGTATGTGTGGTAGGTTCAGACTTTTCTAAGAAAATGTTTAAAGACTTTAGTCCTATTAATCAAATCATTTCTATCAGAGGATATAAGTTTAAAATCATCGGAATTCTAAAAGAACAAGGAAGTACTTTTGGTCAGAATGAAGACCAGCGAGTGTTTATTCCTATTCAAATTGCCAGAACGATATTCAATGCCTCAAATATAAATTACGAATTAAAGGTTAGTTTATTGCAAGACCATTTATTGGACCAAGCAACAGACCAAGCTATTTTGGACTTCCGAAATATCCGTCGCTTATCTCCGGCTCATAAGTCTAACTTTGGGATTGAACGCAGTGATGATATGATTCGCTCTATGCTAACACAGGTTAATATGCTAAATGTTGCCGCTTGGGTGATTGGCTTAATTACAATCTTAGGATCGTCTATTGCTTTAATGAACATTATGCTGGTGTCTGTTACTGAGCGTACCCGTGAAATTGGAGTTCGTAAATCTTTAGGCGCTAAGCGAAAAACAATCGCTTTACAGTTCTTTACAGAAACGGTTATTATTGGCCAACTGGGTGGACTTATAGGTACGCTATTGGGTATTTTAACTGCGTTTGGATTGTCTAAAGCAATGAACTTCTATTTTGTTATTCCGTGGACTGCCATCATTGCCGCTTTTGTAACAACGTTTATTGTTGCGGTTATTTCTGGTTTGTATCCTGCGGTTAAAGCAGCTAAACTTGACCCAGTGGAAGCCTTGAGGTATGAGTAA
- a CDS encoding carboxypeptidase-like regulatory domain-containing protein, with product MKHFILLFFILTFCTTQAQVVLKGRVFDNTKQPIDHATVIIEDLNTKAVIAYELVDEKGRFELALRSKESEVNIRVNALNFLSQTKQIANESQEFAFELVPEATQLEEIFVKASAITQHNDTIVFDLKAFAGKNDRVLEDVLKKMPGIEVSEEGQIKYQGKEINKFYVEGKDLMGGRYSSVTKALPNLHVDKLEVLENHQPIKMLENRIASESPAINIRLKDKVSFSGSGRAGVGADPFLWNTSLSPMFLSKGLQYLFNYEANNTGNNISNKLQDFSIVGSYDTYSYSKSIGTTLYMAETTIPSIDQSRYLFNKSHLVSANFLTKLTEKLEMRTNVYYYNNEIERTGEEYTEVKNITEDNSDQVIRYSRKNNSFLFEENFKSVFTFTKNTEDNFFKDYVTISLNRSKNRGVLLLNTDPIYQSVQSPSFSLQNSMSTLIPVGRNKFINFKSLVDFTRDKQDYDATSISTLNFPDEALKQYESLEQEYMDNTFYTNNAFSISWKVKKWTISEEYSLVYENRKVETDLYGWQQNKENVGNQYQNDLNYDRFNNVLRTGVSYKGTKLDMSFNLPIVWNTFSLNNRVIDEKTTKNKVNLTPSFYTSYKLSPMWTIRGSTSQSTSYTPLSQLYPNFIFRGLDFIAFKNKIEDTKSFSSRIAFEFKNPFNGLFANGNIGYTKIDYKVLFSTHIDDNGQQVIEAIEKKNTNFSHMANLNVGKFLSKLSMNVKGMFSFNRNKSEVLINRVLRDVNMYNYNYGLQISNNHFDWVNFTYDFNYGKQERKEELTSVYSYSTSHNVRFDIIPFKTQSFVWKLDYRENTFDKQTFSNRFMDLMYRFKWNKKKIDFDIEWRNILNTKEYEQVIVNNIQTARTGFKLRPTQVLASVRFNF from the coding sequence ATGAAACATTTTATTTTACTTTTTTTTATACTTACCTTCTGTACTACACAAGCACAAGTGGTTTTAAAGGGGAGGGTGTTTGATAATACTAAACAACCTATTGATCACGCTACAGTTATTATTGAAGATTTAAATACTAAAGCTGTTATAGCTTATGAGTTGGTAGATGAAAAAGGTAGGTTTGAACTTGCTTTAAGAAGTAAAGAGTCTGAAGTTAATATTCGGGTTAATGCATTAAATTTCTTATCTCAGACAAAGCAGATAGCAAATGAATCACAAGAATTTGCGTTTGAGCTTGTTCCTGAAGCTACACAATTAGAAGAGATATTTGTTAAAGCATCTGCTATTACACAGCACAATGATACGATTGTTTTTGACTTAAAAGCATTTGCAGGAAAGAATGATCGTGTTTTAGAGGATGTCTTGAAAAAAATGCCTGGTATTGAAGTTTCTGAAGAAGGCCAAATTAAATATCAAGGCAAAGAAATTAATAAGTTTTACGTAGAAGGCAAGGATTTAATGGGAGGAAGATACTCTTCGGTTACAAAAGCATTACCCAATCTTCACGTTGATAAATTAGAAGTGTTAGAAAACCATCAACCCATTAAAATGTTAGAGAATAGAATAGCCTCAGAAAGTCCAGCTATTAATATTCGATTAAAAGATAAAGTTAGTTTTAGTGGCAGTGGAAGAGCTGGAGTGGGGGCTGATCCATTTTTGTGGAATACGTCGCTTTCTCCTATGTTTTTAAGCAAAGGTTTACAGTATCTTTTTAATTATGAGGCTAATAATACAGGAAACAATATTTCTAATAAACTACAAGACTTTTCTATTGTAGGAAGTTATGATACGTATAGTTATTCTAAATCCATAGGAACAACTTTATATATGGCAGAAACGACTATTCCTTCAATTGATCAATCTCGTTATCTTTTCAATAAATCACATTTAGTTTCAGCTAATTTCCTTACAAAATTGACGGAGAAATTAGAGATGAGAACTAATGTGTATTATTACAATAATGAGATAGAACGCACGGGAGAGGAGTATACTGAAGTTAAAAATATTACAGAAGATAACAGTGATCAAGTGATTCGCTATAGTCGTAAAAATAACAGTTTCCTGTTTGAAGAAAACTTTAAATCAGTATTTACTTTTACTAAGAATACTGAAGATAATTTCTTTAAAGATTATGTAACGATTAGTTTAAATAGGTCTAAAAATAGAGGGGTATTACTCTTAAATACTGATCCAATTTATCAAAGTGTACAATCACCTTCGTTTAGTTTACAAAACTCAATGAGTACACTTATACCAGTAGGAAGGAATAAGTTTATCAATTTCAAGTCACTTGTTGATTTTACACGTGATAAACAAGATTATGATGCTACTTCTATTAGTACTTTAAATTTTCCAGATGAAGCGTTAAAGCAATATGAATCTCTTGAACAAGAGTATATGGATAATACTTTTTATACCAACAATGCTTTTTCTATATCGTGGAAAGTGAAGAAATGGACAATTAGTGAGGAGTATAGTTTAGTATATGAAAATAGAAAAGTAGAAACAGATTTATATGGTTGGCAACAAAACAAAGAGAATGTTGGTAATCAATATCAAAACGATTTAAATTACGATCGATTTAATAATGTATTAAGGACAGGGGTAAGCTATAAAGGTACTAAGTTAGATATGAGTTTTAACTTGCCCATTGTATGGAATACATTTTCTTTAAACAATCGTGTGATTGATGAGAAGACGACAAAAAACAAAGTGAATTTAACGCCATCGTTTTATACCTCTTATAAACTTTCGCCAATGTGGACAATTAGAGGGAGTACAAGTCAATCAACAAGTTATACTCCTTTGAGTCAATTATATCCGAATTTCATATTTAGAGGATTAGATTTTATTGCTTTTAAAAATAAGATAGAGGATACTAAAAGTTTTAGTTCAAGAATAGCTTTTGAGTTCAAAAACCCTTTCAACGGATTGTTTGCAAATGGGAATATTGGTTATACTAAAATAGATTATAAAGTATTGTTTTCTACGCATATAGATGATAATGGTCAGCAAGTTATAGAAGCTATTGAAAAGAAGAATACTAATTTTAGTCATATGGCAAATCTTAATGTAGGTAAGTTTTTGAGCAAATTGAGTATGAATGTAAAAGGGATGTTTAGTTTTAACAGGAACAAAAGTGAAGTGTTGATTAATAGGGTTTTACGTGATGTTAATATGTATAATTATAATTATGGTTTACAAATTAGCAATAATCACTTTGATTGGGTAAACTTCACCTATGATTTTAATTATGGGAAACAAGAACGAAAAGAAGAACTAACATCTGTATATAGCTATTCTACAAGTCATAATGTTCGTTTTGATATTATTCCATTTAAAACCCAAAGTTTTGTGTGGAAGTTAGATTATCGGGAGAATACCTTTGATAAACAAACTTTTTCGAATCGTTTTATGGATTTGATGTATCGTTTTAAGTGGAATAAAAAGAAGATCGATTTTGATATAGAATGGCGAAATATATTGAATACAAAGGAATATGAACAGGTCATTGTAAATAATATTCAAACAGCAAGAACAGGTTTTAAACTTAGACCCACACAAGTTTTAGCATCGGTACGTTTTAACTTTTAA
- the hisS gene encoding histidine--tRNA ligase, translating to MANKPGIPKGTRDFSPTEVARRQYIMQTIRHGFEKFGFHPIETPSFENLDTLLGKYGEEGDRLIFKILNSGDYLSKVDETILESKNSLKLTNQISEKALRYDLTVPFARYVVMHQNEIDFPFKRYQMQPVWRADRPQKGRYREFYQCDADVIGSKSLWQEVEFVTLYDRVFTALGVHGVTIKLNNRKILSGIAEVIGASDKLIDFTVALDKLDKIGEDGVKAEMIEKGIEAEAIDKVKLLFNFTGTFEEKLDKLRQLLATSEEGTKGVEELAFVGKEVEKIGLATAKLNLDVTLARGLNYYTGAIFEIGAPETVKLGSIGGGGRYDDLTGIFGLKDMSGVGISFGLDRIYLVMEELNLFPEAVNAASKVMFLNMGEEEMSYSMQAVMKLRDAGVKTELYPDKAKVGKQFQFADKKGIPFAVLVGSEEMSNNKFTLKELASGEQTVVSLEELIERLK from the coding sequence ATGGCAAATAAACCTGGAATTCCAAAGGGTACAAGAGATTTTTCTCCTACAGAAGTGGCAAGAAGACAATACATCATGCAAACTATTCGACATGGATTTGAAAAATTTGGTTTCCATCCCATCGAGACTCCTTCATTTGAGAATTTAGACACATTGTTAGGGAAGTATGGTGAAGAGGGAGATCGTTTAATTTTTAAAATTCTTAACTCTGGTGATTACTTAAGTAAAGTAGATGAAACTATTTTAGAAAGTAAAAACAGTTTGAAACTGACAAACCAGATTTCAGAAAAAGCATTGCGTTATGATTTAACAGTGCCATTCGCACGTTACGTTGTAATGCACCAAAATGAGATTGACTTTCCATTTAAGCGTTACCAAATGCAACCAGTATGGCGTGCAGACCGTCCGCAAAAAGGAAGATATAGAGAATTCTACCAATGTGATGCTGACGTTATCGGTTCTAAATCACTATGGCAAGAAGTTGAGTTCGTAACGCTTTATGACCGTGTATTTACTGCATTGGGAGTTCACGGTGTTACTATCAAATTAAACAACAGAAAGATATTATCAGGTATTGCTGAGGTAATTGGAGCAAGTGATAAATTAATCGACTTTACTGTTGCTTTAGATAAATTAGACAAAATCGGAGAAGACGGAGTTAAGGCTGAAATGATTGAAAAAGGAATTGAAGCTGAAGCGATTGATAAAGTGAAATTATTGTTCAACTTTACAGGTACTTTCGAAGAGAAATTAGATAAATTACGCCAGTTATTAGCTACTTCGGAAGAGGGAACTAAAGGAGTAGAAGAGCTTGCTTTTGTAGGTAAAGAAGTAGAGAAAATTGGCTTAGCAACAGCTAAACTTAATCTTGATGTTACGTTAGCTCGTGGATTAAATTACTATACAGGTGCTATCTTTGAAATTGGAGCTCCTGAAACAGTAAAACTTGGTTCTATTGGTGGAGGTGGTCGTTATGATGACCTTACTGGTATCTTTGGATTAAAAGATATGAGTGGTGTTGGTATTTCTTTCGGTTTAGATCGTATTTACTTAGTAATGGAGGAGTTAAACCTTTTCCCAGAAGCAGTAAATGCAGCGTCTAAAGTGATGTTCTTAAATATGGGAGAAGAAGAAATGAGTTACTCAATGCAAGCGGTTATGAAATTGAGAGATGCAGGAGTAAAAACAGAACTATACCCAGATAAAGCTAAAGTTGGTAAGCAGTTCCAATTTGCAGATAAAAAGGGAATTCCTTTTGCAGTGTTAGTAGGTAGTGAGGAAATGAGTAACAATAAGTTTACTTTAAAAGAACTTGCTTCTGGAGAACAAACTGTAGTTAGTTTAGAAGAATTAATTGAGCGTTTGAAATAA